The DNA segment TTTGAAGCGGTAAATGATACAGGTAATACCATTCACTTCGACGGATCGCCCGAAATTGGCGGACAAAACAAAGGCGTACGGCCCATGCAGTCGCTGCTGATGGCGCTTGGCGGCTGCAGCGGAATCGACGTAGTGTCTATTCTGCAAAAGCAAAAGCAGGAAATCGAAAGCTTCCGTATCAGCATCGACGGCCAGCGGCAGAAGGGTGCCGAGCCTTCGCTGTATGAAAATATACACGTAGTCTATCATCTCGGCGGCCCCATTGACCCGGCAAAGGCCAAACGGGCGGTGGAACTGTCGATGGAGAAATACTGCTCGGTGGCCAAAACACTCGAAAAAACAGCCACCATAACGTGGGAAGTTGAACTGAATAACACACGCCTTGCATGAAGCCCGAAACCAGCGCCATACGCACACAGGTAAACCGCACCGCCGAAAACGAGCATTCGGTACCGCTGTTTCTTACATCGAGTTTTATGTTTGACGATGCCGAGCACATGCGGGCTGCTTTTGCCGACGAAACCGACGATAATATTTACAGCCGGTTTTCGAATCCGAATGTGCAGGAACTTGTGGATAAGATGTGCGCACTGGAAGGAACCGAAGCCGGGTTTGCCACCGCATCAGGCATGAGTGCCGTGTTTGCCTCGTTCATGGCTTTTCTCAAAGCGGGCGATCATCTGGTGGCGTGCAGTTCCATTTTTGGTTCTACACATACAGTAATTACCAAGTACCTGACCCGTTGGGGAATTACCTATTCGTATTTCGATCTAAACCGCCCGGAAGAACTGGAAAGCCTGATCAGACCGGAAACAAAAATGATTTATGCTGAAACGCCCACCAATCCGGGGCTGGGTATTCTGGATATGCAGCAGCTAAGCAGTGTGGCTAAAAAATATGGCGTATTGCTCAATATCGACAATTGCTTTGCCACACCCGCCCTCCAGCGTCCGGCCGATTTTGGAGCCGATCTGATCACCCACTCGGCCACCAAATTTATCGACGGACAGGGGCGCGTGCTGGGCGGACTTGTGCTGGGGCGCAAAGAACTGATTAAAGAAGTGTATGCCTTTTGCCGCAGCACAGGGCCTTCACTTTCGCCGTTTAATGCGTGGGTACTCAGCAAAAGTCTTGAAACACTGTTTGTACGCATGGAACGGCACTCGGCCAATGCCCTGCAACTGGCACAGCTGCTCGAAAAACATCCCCGCGTGCTGCATACCAGCTATCCTTTTCTCGAAAGCCATCCGCAACATGCACTGGCCCGAAAGCAGATGCGCGCCGGCGGCGGCGTGGTAACCTTCGAACTCGAAGGCGGCCTCGAAGCCGGACGAAAGTTCCTCAATGCCCTGCAATTCTGCTCACGCACCGCCAATCTGGGCGATACTCGCACAACCGCCACACATCCGGCCTCCACCACCCACGCCAAACTTACCGAAACAGAACGCCTTGCAGCGGGCATTTCTCCCGGTCTGATTCGAATCTCCACAGGGCTGGAGCACCCGGATGATGTGTGGAACGATCTGCAGCAGGCCCTTGATGCTTCTGCCATATAAAATTTGAACAGCTTCTTAATTTCCGGCTATTGATGCCGTGAACATCCGCCCATACACATCTCCCAACAAAAGTTTTATCATCCTTTTTATTATAAATTTCACCAAATATATTTCAGCCCTTAAACAACTAAATAAAACACAAACAGTAAAAAAGACGGCTAAACACATTAAATCCCCGGATTTTTTTACCAGAAAATGATGTTTTTATGGGGAATATTTGGTAGTTAAATAAAACATATCGTACCTTTCTCATTAAATACACACACCATGAAGTCCTCTGCTACATATATCTGGTTGCTGGTTCTCCTCGCCAGCT comes from the Bacteroidota bacterium genome and includes:
- a CDS encoding OsmC family protein; this translates as MHIELNRLEAPFHFEAVNDTGNTIHFDGSPEIGGQNKGVRPMQSLLMALGGCSGIDVVSILQKQKQEIESFRISIDGQRQKGAEPSLYENIHVVYHLGGPIDPAKAKRAVELSMEKYCSVAKTLEKTATITWEVELNNTRLA
- a CDS encoding aminotransferase class I/II-fold pyridoxal phosphate-dependent enzyme, with the translated sequence MKPETSAIRTQVNRTAENEHSVPLFLTSSFMFDDAEHMRAAFADETDDNIYSRFSNPNVQELVDKMCALEGTEAGFATASGMSAVFASFMAFLKAGDHLVACSSIFGSTHTVITKYLTRWGITYSYFDLNRPEELESLIRPETKMIYAETPTNPGLGILDMQQLSSVAKKYGVLLNIDNCFATPALQRPADFGADLITHSATKFIDGQGRVLGGLVLGRKELIKEVYAFCRSTGPSLSPFNAWVLSKSLETLFVRMERHSANALQLAQLLEKHPRVLHTSYPFLESHPQHALARKQMRAGGGVVTFELEGGLEAGRKFLNALQFCSRTANLGDTRTTATHPASTTHAKLTETERLAAGISPGLIRISTGLEHPDDVWNDLQQALDASAI